Within Alkaliphilus flagellatus, the genomic segment GCCTTTACAACGCTAACTATATTTTCCTCATCATCCACTACAAGAACAGTTTTAGTGCTATTAATCATTCTATCATCTCCGTTCTCATTTATTATACTACAAAATACCTCTATTCATTTCTGAATAGAGGTATTTTGTTATTTATTTAGTGAGCTTCATCGCTTTTTATTATTGTTTTTCTTATTAAGTCTACCGGTATAATCATTACTGAGAATATCAATACAATCAACCATTCGTTTAATGCAAGAGGAGTTGTTCTTAAAACCACACCGCCTATATATGTCATAACTACTTGAATAATTACAATAAGCCCCATAACCTTTAGGAAATCTTTATTTTGACCAATATGTTCGAATATATTCATGTTTGATGTTCTAGCATTAAAGCTGTTAAATACTGCAGTTAAAATAAAGAAGCTGAAAAACGCAGTCATATGGTGTAGTCCTTGACTTCCACCTATAAACATATCTCCAACAGTTTTAGAAGTTAAGAAGAATATACTAACTAATGCTGTAAAAATTCCCCCTACGCCTATTGAAGACCACATATATTTTGAAAGAATATTCTCGTCTCTTCTTTTTGGCTTTTCATTCATATATCGCTTAAGGGCTGGCTCTCCTCCAAAGGCAAGAGCAGCTAAAGTATCCATAACTAAATTAACCCAAAGCATTTGCGTAATAGTCAGAGCTTCATGGATACCAATAAATGGTCCTATAAAACTTATAAATACGGCTGAAACATTTATTGTTAATTGGAAAATAATAAACTTTCTAATACTCTTAAAAATTGTTCTTCCATATAACACTGCTCTAGCGATAGATTGGAAGTTATCATCTAAAATAACAATATCTCCGGCTTCTTTTGCCACCTCTGTTCCAGAACCCATAGCAAACCCAACATCAGCTTGCTTTAAAGCAGGAGAGTCATTAACTCCGTCTCCTGTCATACCAACTACAAGGTTAAGCTCTTGTGAAATCCTTACAAGTCTAGATTTATCAGTAGGCAATGCTCTTGCTATAACTCGAATATTTGGAAGCATTTTTTTTAAATCCTCATCTGATATTTTTTGTAGTTCATCAGAAGTTAATACTATTTGATTTTCATCCGTTAATAGACCTGAATCTCTTGCAATAGATACTGCAGTTTCTTTTCTATCGCCAGTAATCATAACAACCTGTATTCCTGCTTGTTGCACTTCACGAATAGCCTTAGTAGCCTCTGGTCTCACATCATCTCTTATACCTAGAATACCTACAAGAGTCAGATTATCAAATTCTCCATCTTCATCTAATGCTTCGTCAGAAGTTGCTATAGCTAATATTCTAATTGCCCTTGAAGCCATTTCATTCATTTGATTTTCTATTTCTTTATAATTTTTGAAAGTCTGCTTATCCCCATTTTCATCATAATAAAATTTACACTTAGAAATAATTTTTTCTGGTGCACCTTTTATTAGGGTTAAGTTATAATCACCATCAACTTGACTAGCTGAATACTTTTTATCAGAGCTAAAAGGCATAGTTTTTACTTTTTTTACATTATAAAGATCTTGTCTCTTGCTATGATTTATAAATCCAAGAACAGCTCTCTCTGTAGCATTACCTCCAATTATTTGATATGTGCCATTATCCTTCTCTGGCTCACTAATGAGAGCATTTGTATTTTCAGTTAATGATAAATGTAGTATTTTTTTTAAGTTATTTTGAATAGAGTCATAATTATTATACTTTTGAATATCTCCAGTTATAAATTCCACTACCTCAAGCTGGCCTTTAGTAATTGTACCAGTTTTATCTGAAAACAATATATTTAGACCTCCAGCAGTTTCTATACCAACTAGCTTTCTAACAAGAACGTTATCCTTAAGCATTTTTCTCATGTTTAATGAAAGCACCATAGCTATCATCATAGGTAATCCTTCTGGAACAGCAACAACTATAATAATTACACCAAGAATAATAGCTGTTACTAAATCATTAACGGGATTGGACCAATTGCTAAAATACGTAGCAATTTGTGCCATATCAAAGTTGTTGTCAATTACTGCTCTTTGAAAAAAGTATGCAATAGTTATTAATCCACCGCCGATATATCCAAACATCGAAATTTGTTCTGCTAATTTTTCAAGTTTGATTTTAAGTGGAGATTCCCTGTCTTCGATCTGCATCTCTTGGGCTAGTTTTCCATATTGTGTATTATCACCTACAGTTATAACCTCCATAACACCTTCACCACTTACTACAACAGTTCCCCTAAATAGTTTATACTCGTTGAAAAAGCTTTTTTTCTTTTCTTCTTCTGTCTCAATATAATCCTTAGGCATAACAAATTTCTTAGCTTCTTTAGACTCACCATTTAAAGTTGCCTGGTCCACTCTTAATTCCCCATCAATCAACTTTCCGTCTGCTGGAATTAAATCTCCTGACTGTAGGACAACTAAATCTCCTACAACAATGTCATCTATTAATACTTCTTCTATTTTACTATCTCTAAATACCTTAACCTTGATTTTGGATGCATCTTCTTGTAATTTCTGAAAAGCATTTTCATTACTATGTTCTGACCAAGTACCTACAAGTGTTGCAAGTAAAACTGCAACTGCAATACCTGCTGATTCATACCAATGAGCTTTACCCATAAATACAAATATAACATTGATGACCAGGGCAAAAATTAATATTTTTATAATTGGATCATTAAAATTCCCAATAAACTTTTGCCAAAAAGTCTCAGTTTCCAATTGTGTTAGAGAGTTAGACCCATTCTTTTGTCTTGATAACTCTACCTCATTTTGACTTAAGCCTTTAAAATGATTATTCACTATTATCTTCCTCTTCCTTTGTGATTTTTATTGTTTCCAATTTAACATACTTAGTATAGAAATTGGAAAATATATGTATGTCCCTTATAATGATAATTATATTACAAATCTTATGTTTTTCATAGTATTAAATGTATTTTTTTAAATAATTAATAAATATTTTTAATTTCATTAATATATATAGAAGTTATATTAATATTTTTAATATAACTTCTATATGCCTTTAGCTTCCTTTGCCCACTGACTTATATTATTTTCTTTACCATCTTGATTATACTTTATACCTATAAATTCTAATATTCCCTTAGAAATTCCTAAGGCAGTTTTATATATGAAATTTTGATCCCCTAGTAACCTCTCCCCATCTATATTACTAATAGGTATAAATTATAAACTCCTAGATTTTTTGCTAGGAGTTTATAATTCGAATTAATATGTAACTATCTACTAATCTACTTTTCTTCTCTCTTTATAAACAGTGCTTTTCCTATCTCATTAACTAAAATTATTGATAGCGAAATTCCTATAACAATAATCCAATCCATAAAAGTTAAAGGTGTAGTACTAAATATATTATTAAAGATTGGTATTTGTACTATCGCTGATTGAAGAACTATTCCTAGCACTATTGAATATATTAAAAACTTATTCCTAGATATACCTGTTTTAAAAATAGACTGTTTTAAATTTCTATTATTCATTGAGTGGAATAACTGAGATATACTGAGTACTAAAAATGCCATAGTCTGCCCATGAGTCAAGTTTCCATCCTTTAGTCCATATCTAAATGCTATTAATGTAATTATACCTATAAAGAACCCATTTAGAAGTAAATATATAAGCCCACCTTCTGCAAAAATACTTTCATCTTGACTCCGTGGTTTTTCTGTCATTACATCGGCAGTACCAGGATCTACTCCTAAAGATAAGGCAGGGAGTGTATCAGTAACTAAGTTTACCCATAAAATATGAATTGGTCTCAATGGAATAGACCAGTTTAATATTATAGCTATAAATAGCGCAAAAAGCTCCCCGAGGTTACAGGATAGTAAAAATAAAATAGTTTTTTTAATGTTGTTATATATATTTCTGCCTTCTTCTACTGCTTTAACAATAGTAGCAAAATTATCATCAGTCAAAATCATATCAGCGGCTTCTTTAGATACATCACTGCCCGTAATTCCCATTGCAACTCCAATATTAGCTGCTTTTAGTGATGGTGCATCATTTACTCCATCACCAGTCATAGAAACAACATAGCCTTTAGATTGTAAAGCTTTTACTATCATTACCTTATGCTCAGGCTGTACTCTTGCAAATACTCTATACTGATCTATAATTTCATTTAATTCTTCTTGTTGCATATTGGCTAGTGTTTGACCTTCCATTATTTGGTCTATATTTTGACTAATGCCTACTTCATTAGCTATGGCAAAAGCTGTATCCTTATGATCTCCAGTTATCATTACAGTTCTAATCCCTGCACTGTAACATTTTTCAACAGCTTCCTTTACTTCCTCCCTTGCAGGATCTATCATACCAACTAATCCAATAAACGTTAAATTGCTTTCATATTCTTCTCCATCTTTTTCCTTATAAGCTAAGGCTAATACTCTTAGAGCTTCCTTTGACATATTAGCAGCATTATTATGTATTTCATCTAGATAATTTTCAATAGGTTGCTTCTTATCATCTAATAATATATGAGTAGTCTTTTTAAGTACTAAGTCTAATGCGCCCTTAGTAAAGACTATATCCTTTCCATTATACTTATTTACAGTAGTCATCATCTTTCTATCAGAATCAAATGGTATTTCATCTATACGTGGAAAATTTTTATCTATACTGCTCTTCTTTAAAGAAAGAACACTTCCCATATCTAAAAGTGCTATTTCAGTTGGATCCCCAACAAGGTTACCTTCATTACCAGCATCATTACATAGCATAAAACCATCTACTAATAATCTATCCTTTTCTGTTAACTCCTCAACTGACTTTAAATTATTATTATAATATACTTTAGTTACTGTCATCTTGTTTTGAGTAATGGTTCCAGTTTTATCTGAGCATATAACGTTAACAGAACCTAAGGTCTCTACTGCCGGCAACTTTTTTACTATAGCATTGTGCTTTATCATTTTTTGTACGCCTAATGCTAACACAACAGTAATTACTGCTGGAAGTCCTTCTGGAATAATAGCAACTGCAAGAGATATAGATACTAGAAGCATTTCCATTAAATTCTTACCTTGCACAATAGCGATACCAAATATTAAAATACAAATTAAAAGTGCTCCTATTCCTAAGTATTTACTTAATTTTTCTAATCTCTTTTGCAATGGAGTTTTAATTTGTTCTGCCTTATCTATCATAGCTGCAATTTTCCCAATTTCAGTATTCATGCCTATTGATGTAACAACACCAATACCTCTGCCATAGGTGGCATAACTAGACATGAAGGCCATGTTTTTTAAATCTCCTAATGCCGTATTTTCTTCACTAACAATGCCATCTATTTTTTCTACCGGAACTGATTCTCCAGTTAAAATAGATTCATCTATTTTTAAATTCGCTACTTCCACAAGCCTTAAATCTGCAGGTATATAACGTCCTGCTTCAATATGTACAATATCTCCAGCTACTAATTCCTCCACATGAACTTCTTCTAAAACTCCATTTCGTTTTACTAAAGTTTTTGGTGTGGAGAGCTTTTTTAAAGCATCTAAGGATTTTTGTGCTCTATCTTCTTGTACGAGCCCAACCACTGCATTTAATACTATTACTATCATAATTATAACTGCATCACTTATCTCTTTCATAATAGCCGAAACAGCTGAAGCTACAATTAATATATATACCATAGGTTCATTTAATTGATCTAAAATTTTCATAAATAAAGATCTAGGTTTAGCAGCTGTTAGCTCATTTCTACCATTCTTTGCCCTTTCAACTACCTGCTCTTTTACAAGTCCATTTTCTAAATTTGTATCTAATTCCTTTAATATCACATCTTTTTCTTTATTGTACATATGATTACCACCTTCTTACTTTTTATAAATTATATTACTTATTTTAATATATCCATAATTTATATTCATAACACTATTATTTTAATTTATCTCTTATATTATTAGTTTAGTTGCGTAACAAAATAAACTACCTATATATTATTAGTAATCTATTTTATAATTTCTTCAAAAATGCAAAAATGAACCTAGTAGTGAAAACCACTAGATTCATAGCTAGAGCATATTTATTCCTATTACTTAATATATTACTATGCTTTTCAAATAAAATAAGTTGAATGTCTACATATGTATATATTTTATCAGTTTATTCTAATTCCAAATCGAGCATCCAGTATTTATCTACTTGTATTATGTCTTTCTCCTTCAATTTTAGAGCTTCTTTAAATATAGGTCCATCTATTACTACAGTATGAAATTCACCATTTTCCCCACAAGCATCTATGCCTAATTCCTCAAGCTCAGTTATTAGAGTTTTGTCAAATAATCTTCCTAAATATTCTTTAGAAAGTTTTTCACCATTTACAGTATTAATAATAGACTTAAAGCCTCTATCAACAAACTCTTCAATAATCGCTTTACGCTGCTCTCCCCAAAGAGGATGAAAAACTTCTATATCTGTATCTTTAAATGTTTCGAGTAGCCACTCCCTATGAGCTAGTATGTCTATGTCACCAAATATACCCATATTTATTCCCTTACTCTCTAGTATACTCATTTTTTCTTTAAATGCCTTCTCATATCCTCCCCATGTTGCCATTCCATGGATAAAATCTATATCCAAAAGCTCTGCATACTTTTTTATTATTTCTGGTTTTAATCCATGGCCCCTAGATCTTGAACCATCCTCATTAAGCATAGTAAATAAATATTCTACTTTAATTCCTTTTTCTAATGCTCTGTAAAGAGCAAGACAAGAATCTTTTCCACCACTCCAAGAACAAAAAGCTCTATATCTATTATTCATACAATCACTCCCAGTCTAATCAATTTTCCTTAACTAATTAATAGTATATATTATTTTTTTGTGTTTTTCATCCGTTAACATTTTTATCCCGGTATATAATATAAATACATTTGCCAAACCTGATAACAAGCATAAAAAAATAAGACTCAATATAGAGCCTTATTTTTTATATTTAATAAATTATTTTTCTTTTTCCATTTCGATAATAAGCAAGTGTGAATTTTCGTTAGCTGTTATCAAAATATCTTCTTCAGTAATCTCCATAGCATCTCTGGCATTTAATATATTATCTTTTATTTGTGAAGAGCCTTCTATTTGTACTAAATACGCTTGCCTACCTTTTTGAACTGAAAAATCTATTTTATTTTTCTCATCTAACTCTAAAACATAAAAATTTACATCTTGATTTATTTTTATTGGTGCATCCCCATCTTTGCTAGAAACTATATGCAACCACTTGTTTTTTCTCATTTCCCATTCAAATTCATAATCTCCATAGCTTGGAGTGTGTCCCTTTTTATCTGGAATAATCCATATCTGTAAAAGCCTTGTAGTTTCATGGCCAAAATTATGTTCACTATGATACACTCCTGTTCCAGCACTCATATACTGAACATGCCCGCGAGTAATGGTACCTTTATTACCCATACTGTCTCCATGGGTTAATTCACCATTTATAACATATGAAATAATCTCCATATCCCTATGAGGATGTGTATCAAACCCTTTGTTCGGTTCGATTAAATCATCATTTATAACTCTCAGTACTCCAAAATTCATATTTTTTGGGTTATAGTACTCTGCAAAAGAAAAATGAAATATACTTTTAAGCCAGCCTAAGTCACTTCTCCCCATATTACTATTTTCTAGTTTTCTTAACATAATATCACCTCACTTACTTTGTTTTGTATAAATCTAATACCCTTATTTCTTAATATTATTTAAAGACCTTTATTCTTTCTTCTAGTGGAATAAATTCCTTATCACCAGCAGGGGCTGTTGGTTTTCCGAAAGGCATCTGTGCAATTAGCTTCCAGTTATTTGGTATATCCCACTGTTTCTTTACATCCTCTTCAATAAGTTCATTATAATGCTGTAATGATACTCCCATTCCTTCGATTGATAGAGAAGTCCAAATTACATATTGATTCATACCAGAAGCTTGTTGTGACCAAATTGGAAAATTATCTTTATAAGCTGCAAATTGTTGTTGCAGTGATTCGATTACACTATTATCCTCAAAAAACAAAACTGTACCATATCCATTTTTGAATGAGTTAATTTTTTCTTCAGTAGGAGCAAAATTATTTTCTGGAACAACCTTTCTTAGAGCCTCTTTTGTTATATCCCATAATTTATCATGGTTTTCATTAAATAAAACGACAACTCTTGCACTCTGAGAGTTAAATGCTGAAGGAGTATACTTTACAGAATCGTTTATTATTTCCTGAATTCTTTCATCTGAAATAGTTGTTTCTTTACTAATCCCATAAATTGTTCTTCTTTCTTTTACAGCAGTATAAAAATCTTTTGTCATTTAAATCTTCCTCTCTTTTTTAAAATTAATTATGAATAGTATCTGTATTCCTAAAAATTTAATGCAACTGTCTTGTTATTCTATTAGACTATTACTACTCACCTGCATTTTAAAATTTGTCTTTATGTTTTAAATAATTATTGTTATACTAAAATTATATACCATATTGTTAAATATAGAAGTATGCACTTTTAAGTAAGGTACTATACGAAAGGATAGTGATATTTATTATGAAAAACTCAAAAGAATTACACTCTAATTGTCCGATTCAGTATACATTAGATATGATAGGCGGAAAGTGGAAGCTTGTTATATTATGGCATCTGACAAATGATAAAGTAATGAGATATGGTGAAATAAAGAGGAGCCTTACTGGAATTACTCATAAAATGTTAAGTCAGCAATTAAAAGAACTCGAAGCTAATGGATTAATACATCGTGAAGAATATCCTCAAGTTCCTCCAAAGGTTGAGTATTCTTTAACAGAACTAGGGAAATCTCTATTACCAGTTTTACAGAGCATGAGTGAGTGGGGAGAGAAAAGTCTTTTATAATTGTATTTTAAAAACAGTAAGACTCCAGTTGTATAGAGTCTTATATTTTTTCTATTTATTTACCTATGTATCCAGCTTTCTCAACTACTTTGTCCTTCATCCGATTAATGAATAGTACTCTACTTTCTCCCATAGCGGCTTCACCATCTTCTATCAAATTATCATAAACTTATAATTATATATTTCTTCTTTTTGCCAATAATATCTTTTATATTTTATGAAATTTTACATAAAGTAGTGAGTTAAAACAAGAAAGTATTGTGATAGTAATAAATTAGACTTTTATTGCCTTTATAATAGTTTTCTACGAATTACTACTTCTAAGCTGCCTAACATATACCCTCTTCCATATCTCTAAATAATCTAGCACAAATTAATGTCTCTTTAGGTATTTCTCCATGATCTTCATAGCTCCACAATGCTGATAATACTGAATGAGCTACTCCCCAACTAATTAGCCGCTGCTTATCATATCCTAATTCCTTTGAAAAAACATGTATCCGGCGAGCTAAAGTCTCCTTTGGATTATTGGTTCTCAGTAGATAATTTCTCATATAATTTACTGGTTCAAATACTGGATCTCCAACTACTCCTTTGGGATCTATTGCTTTCCAACTCGTATTTGTAGATAATATATTGTCATGGTGCAAATCTCCATGTAATAACATATTCTCTTCCGTTGAGTCTACCAAATAATAATAATTTATTTCTGCTCTCTCCAATAAGTCCTCAGAAAATGGCTCCATTCCATTACCAAAATGCTTCCTTAAATTTTCTAAATCCTTAGCCCAGTACATCAAGCTTTTAAATTTATGTTCTTTTGGCTCCTTAATCTTAATTCTAGACATTAACTTAGCTGCAACTAATGTTGCTTGATCATCATCTTTTAAAGTTGACAATAAACTTCCAGGAGTCAAACGTTCTAGAAGCATGGCCCCTAAATTTTTATCATAATCCAGTAATCTAACACATCCTTGCCCAGCATATAATTTTAATGCTTCAACCTCTGATAAAAACTCCTTTGATTGTATCCCTATCTTTAACACTACTTCTTGATTAGTTCCGCTTATAGCCCTAGCTACATAATTATATGATAAGTTATCAAACTCATTAATCTCAGTTAATGACCACTTAGAAGCACAACTTTTTAATAGTTCTGGTAACCTATATAAAAACTTTTTTCCCTCTTTTCCATATACATCTATTACTGTATCTTGAAATTGGCTTATCATAAATGTTATCCCCTTTATATTGACAGCGATTTCTTAGCTACTTAATAATTATTAGGAACTCATAATTCACATGTTTTATATAACTCAATTTTTTTATATACTCTCTCTTGAGAATTGACATAATTATTCCATCCTCCAGTTTTCCCTTTATCAAATCCCCTTCTCTAACTATTCCTTCTTGAATTAAATGATATTACTGGGTAAAAATAATCGAATTTTGCTACTTCAGCATCACTTAGCATTTCATATAATTGTTCTACATCTTTATCTCAACTTGTCGAAGAATTAATCTTTCTGTTTCTAATTTAGGGAATGGAACAAAACATTTATTTACCATCAAAATCACACTCCTACAATTGATATAAACTATATCCCTAATTTGTTGTTCTAACATTCTTTCTAGCTCTAATCCGATAAAAAAATCTAGATGCACTATCGTTCAACTGTCTTTTATATTGTAATTGTAAAAACTTACTTAGAAATGACATATACCGTCTCTGTGTTTGCAAGGACCATGAACCTAACCTAA encodes:
- a CDS encoding winged helix-turn-helix transcriptional regulator translates to MKNSKELHSNCPIQYTLDMIGGKWKLVILWHLTNDKVMRYGEIKRSLTGITHKMLSQQLKELEANGLIHREEYPQVPPKVEYSLTELGKSLLPVLQSMSEWGEKSLL
- a CDS encoding pirin family protein, which translates into the protein MLRKLENSNMGRSDLGWLKSIFHFSFAEYYNPKNMNFGVLRVINDDLIEPNKGFDTHPHRDMEIISYVINGELTHGDSMGNKGTITRGHVQYMSAGTGVYHSEHNFGHETTRLLQIWIIPDKKGHTPSYGDYEFEWEMRKNKWLHIVSSKDGDAPIKINQDVNFYVLELDEKNKIDFSVQKGRQAYLVQIEGSSQIKDNILNARDAMEITEEDILITANENSHLLIIEMEKEK
- a CDS encoding aminoglycoside phosphotransferase family protein, producing MISQFQDTVIDVYGKEGKKFLYRLPELLKSCASKWSLTEINEFDNLSYNYVARAISGTNQEVVLKIGIQSKEFLSEVEALKLYAGQGCVRLLDYDKNLGAMLLERLTPGSLLSTLKDDDQATLVAAKLMSRIKIKEPKEHKFKSLMYWAKDLENLRKHFGNGMEPFSEDLLERAEINYYYLVDSTEENMLLHGDLHHDNILSTNTSWKAIDPKGVVGDPVFEPVNYMRNYLLRTNNPKETLARRIHVFSKELGYDKQRLISWGVAHSVLSALWSYEDHGEIPKETLICARLFRDMEEGIC
- a CDS encoding calcium-translocating P-type ATPase, PMCA-type; protein product: MNNHFKGLSQNEVELSRQKNGSNSLTQLETETFWQKFIGNFNDPIIKILIFALVINVIFVFMGKAHWYESAGIAVAVLLATLVGTWSEHSNENAFQKLQEDASKIKVKVFRDSKIEEVLIDDIVVGDLVVLQSGDLIPADGKLIDGELRVDQATLNGESKEAKKFVMPKDYIETEEEKKKSFFNEYKLFRGTVVVSGEGVMEVITVGDNTQYGKLAQEMQIEDRESPLKIKLEKLAEQISMFGYIGGGLITIAYFFQRAVIDNNFDMAQIATYFSNWSNPVNDLVTAIILGVIIIVVAVPEGLPMMIAMVLSLNMRKMLKDNVLVRKLVGIETAGGLNILFSDKTGTITKGQLEVVEFITGDIQKYNNYDSIQNNLKKILHLSLTENTNALISEPEKDNGTYQIIGGNATERAVLGFINHSKRQDLYNVKKVKTMPFSSDKKYSASQVDGDYNLTLIKGAPEKIISKCKFYYDENGDKQTFKNYKEIENQMNEMASRAIRILAIATSDEALDEDGEFDNLTLVGILGIRDDVRPEATKAIREVQQAGIQVVMITGDRKETAVSIARDSGLLTDENQIVLTSDELQKISDEDLKKMLPNIRVIARALPTDKSRLVRISQELNLVVGMTGDGVNDSPALKQADVGFAMGSGTEVAKEAGDIVILDDNFQSIARAVLYGRTIFKSIRKFIIFQLTINVSAVFISFIGPFIGIHEALTITQMLWVNLVMDTLAALAFGGEPALKRYMNEKPKRRDENILSKYMWSSIGVGGIFTALVSIFFLTSKTVGDMFIGGSQGLHHMTAFFSFFILTAVFNSFNARTSNMNIFEHIGQNKDFLKVMGLIVIIQVVMTYIGGVVLRTTPLALNEWLIVLIFSVMIIPVDLIRKTIIKSDEAH
- a CDS encoding Dph6-related ATP pyrophosphatase; this encodes MNNRYRAFCSWSGGKDSCLALYRALEKGIKVEYLFTMLNEDGSRSRGHGLKPEIIKKYAELLDIDFIHGMATWGGYEKAFKEKMSILESKGINMGIFGDIDILAHREWLLETFKDTDIEVFHPLWGEQRKAIIEEFVDRGFKSIINTVNGEKLSKEYLGRLFDKTLITELEELGIDACGENGEFHTVVIDGPIFKEALKLKEKDIIQVDKYWMLDLELE
- a CDS encoding calcium-translocating P-type ATPase, PMCA-type; this translates as MYNKEKDVILKELDTNLENGLVKEQVVERAKNGRNELTAAKPRSLFMKILDQLNEPMVYILIVASAVSAIMKEISDAVIIMIVIVLNAVVGLVQEDRAQKSLDALKKLSTPKTLVKRNGVLEEVHVEELVAGDIVHIEAGRYIPADLRLVEVANLKIDESILTGESVPVEKIDGIVSEENTALGDLKNMAFMSSYATYGRGIGVVTSIGMNTEIGKIAAMIDKAEQIKTPLQKRLEKLSKYLGIGALLICILIFGIAIVQGKNLMEMLLVSISLAVAIIPEGLPAVITVVLALGVQKMIKHNAIVKKLPAVETLGSVNVICSDKTGTITQNKMTVTKVYYNNNLKSVEELTEKDRLLVDGFMLCNDAGNEGNLVGDPTEIALLDMGSVLSLKKSSIDKNFPRIDEIPFDSDRKMMTTVNKYNGKDIVFTKGALDLVLKKTTHILLDDKKQPIENYLDEIHNNAANMSKEALRVLALAYKEKDGEEYESNLTFIGLVGMIDPAREEVKEAVEKCYSAGIRTVMITGDHKDTAFAIANEVGISQNIDQIMEGQTLANMQQEELNEIIDQYRVFARVQPEHKVMIVKALQSKGYVVSMTGDGVNDAPSLKAANIGVAMGITGSDVSKEAADMILTDDNFATIVKAVEEGRNIYNNIKKTILFLLSCNLGELFALFIAIILNWSIPLRPIHILWVNLVTDTLPALSLGVDPGTADVMTEKPRSQDESIFAEGGLIYLLLNGFFIGIITLIAFRYGLKDGNLTHGQTMAFLVLSISQLFHSMNNRNLKQSIFKTGISRNKFLIYSIVLGIVLQSAIVQIPIFNNIFSTTPLTFMDWIIVIGISLSIILVNEIGKALFIKREEK
- a CDS encoding nitroreductase family protein, translated to MTKDFYTAVKERRTIYGISKETTISDERIQEIINDSVKYTPSAFNSQSARVVVLFNENHDKLWDITKEALRKVVPENNFAPTEEKINSFKNGYGTVLFFEDNSVIESLQQQFAAYKDNFPIWSQQASGMNQYVIWTSLSIEGMGVSLQHYNELIEEDVKKQWDIPNNWKLIAQMPFGKPTAPAGDKEFIPLEERIKVFK